A portion of the Harpia harpyja isolate bHarHar1 chromosome 15, bHarHar1 primary haplotype, whole genome shotgun sequence genome contains these proteins:
- the CYRIA gene encoding CYFIP-related Rac1 interactor A isoform X2 — MGNLLKVLTCTELDQGPNFFLDFENAQPTDGEREVWNQISAVLQDSESMLADLQAYKGAGQEIRDAIQNPNDIQLQEKAWNSVCPLVVRLKRFYEFSLRLEKALQSLLESLTCPPYTPTQHLEREQALAKEFAEILHFTLRFDELKMRNPAIQNDFSYYRRTISRNRINNMHLDIENEVNNEMANRMSLFYAEATPMLKTLSNATTHFVSENKTLPIENTTDCLSTMASVCKVMLETPEYRSRFTSEETLMFCMRVMVGVIILYDHVHPVGAFSKTSKIDLVQFIYYCSIVACFCSQMKGCIKVLKEQPPDTVEGLLNALRFTTKHLNDESTSKQIRAMLQ, encoded by the exons aTGCACAGCCCACAGATGGAGAAAGGGAGGTATGGAATCAGATCAGTGCAGTTTTACAAGACTCAGAAAGTATGCTTGCAGACCTTCAGGCTTACAAAGGAGCTGGACAAGAAATTAGAGAT gcaATACAAAATCCCAATGATATccagttgcaagaaaaagcatgGAATTCAGTATGTCCTCTGGTTGTAAGGCTGAAGCGCTTTTATGAGTTTTCACTCAGATTAG AGAAAGCCCTGCAGAGCTTACTGGAGTCCTTGACGTGCCCACCTTATACTCCAACTCAGCACCTGGAACGGGAACAGGCTCTAGCGAAAGAGTTTGCAGAAATCTTACATTTTACTCTTCGTTTTGATGAACTCAAG ATGAGAAACCCAGCAATTCAGAATGACTTCAGTTATTACAGGCGGACAATAAGTCGCAACAGAATAAACAACATGCAT CTAGACATTGAGAATGAAGTAAACAATGAAATGGCCAATAGGATGTCCCTGTTTTATGCAGAAGCCACACCAATGCTGAAAACACTCAGTAATGCAACTACACATTTTGTATCAGAA AACAAAACGTTACCAATTGAAAATACAACGGACTGTCTAAGTACTATGGCTAGTGTATGTAAAGTCATGTTGGAAACACC aGAGTACAGGAGTAGATTCACCAGTGAAGAGACCCTTATGTTCTGCATGCGAGTAATGGTGGGAGTTATTATTCTGTATGATCATGTTCATCCTGTGGGAGCTTTCTCAAAGACATCAAAGATTGAT CTAGTGCAATTCATATATTATTGTTCAATAGTGGCATGCTTCTGTTCCCAGATGAAGGGATGCATAAAAGTTTTAAAGGAACAACCACCTGACACTGTGGAGGGACTTCTGAATGCTCTCAG GTTCACTACAAAACACCTGAATGATGAATCTACTTCAAAACAAATTCGAGCTATGCTGCAGTAG
- the CYRIA gene encoding CYFIP-related Rac1 interactor A isoform X7: MRFAGMGNLLKVLTREIENYPHFFLDFENAQPTDGEREVWNQISAVLQDSESMLADLQAYKGAGQEIRDAIQNPNDIQLQEKAWNSVCPLVVRLKRFYEFSLRLEKALQSLLESLTCPPYTPTQHLEREQALAKEFAEILHFTLRFDELKMRNPAIQNDFSYYRRTISRNRINNMHLDIENEVNNEMANRMSLFYAEATPMLKTLSNATTHFVSENKTLPIENTTDCLSTMASVCKVMLETPEYRSRFTSEETLMFCMRVMVGVIILYDHVHPVGAFSKTSKIDWHASVPR; the protein is encoded by the exons aTGCACAGCCCACAGATGGAGAAAGGGAGGTATGGAATCAGATCAGTGCAGTTTTACAAGACTCAGAAAGTATGCTTGCAGACCTTCAGGCTTACAAAGGAGCTGGACAAGAAATTAGAGAT gcaATACAAAATCCCAATGATATccagttgcaagaaaaagcatgGAATTCAGTATGTCCTCTGGTTGTAAGGCTGAAGCGCTTTTATGAGTTTTCACTCAGATTAG AGAAAGCCCTGCAGAGCTTACTGGAGTCCTTGACGTGCCCACCTTATACTCCAACTCAGCACCTGGAACGGGAACAGGCTCTAGCGAAAGAGTTTGCAGAAATCTTACATTTTACTCTTCGTTTTGATGAACTCAAG ATGAGAAACCCAGCAATTCAGAATGACTTCAGTTATTACAGGCGGACAATAAGTCGCAACAGAATAAACAACATGCAT CTAGACATTGAGAATGAAGTAAACAATGAAATGGCCAATAGGATGTCCCTGTTTTATGCAGAAGCCACACCAATGCTGAAAACACTCAGTAATGCAACTACACATTTTGTATCAGAA AACAAAACGTTACCAATTGAAAATACAACGGACTGTCTAAGTACTATGGCTAGTGTATGTAAAGTCATGTTGGAAACACC aGAGTACAGGAGTAGATTCACCAGTGAAGAGACCCTTATGTTCTGCATGCGAGTAATGGTGGGAGTTATTATTCTGTATGATCATGTTCATCCTGTGGGAGCTTTCTCAAAGACATCAAAGATTGAT TGGCATGCTTCTGTTCCCAGATGA
- the CYRIA gene encoding CYFIP-related Rac1 interactor A isoform X5: protein MGNLLKVLTCTELDQGPNFFLDFENAQPTDGEREVWNQISAVLQDSESMLADLQAYKGAGQEIRDAIQNPNDIQLQEKAWNSVCPLVVRLKRFYEFSLRLEKALQSLLESLTCPPYTPTQHLEREQALAKEFAEILHFTLRFDELKMRNPAIQNDFSYYRRTISRNRINNMHLDIENEVNNEMANRMSLFYAEATPMLKTLSNATTHFVSENKTLPIENTTDCLSTMASVCKVMLETPEYRSRFTSEETLMFCMRVMVGVIILYDHVHPVGAFSKTSKIDMKGCIKVLKEQPPDTVEGLLNALRFTTKHLNDESTSKQIRAMLQ from the exons aTGCACAGCCCACAGATGGAGAAAGGGAGGTATGGAATCAGATCAGTGCAGTTTTACAAGACTCAGAAAGTATGCTTGCAGACCTTCAGGCTTACAAAGGAGCTGGACAAGAAATTAGAGAT gcaATACAAAATCCCAATGATATccagttgcaagaaaaagcatgGAATTCAGTATGTCCTCTGGTTGTAAGGCTGAAGCGCTTTTATGAGTTTTCACTCAGATTAG AGAAAGCCCTGCAGAGCTTACTGGAGTCCTTGACGTGCCCACCTTATACTCCAACTCAGCACCTGGAACGGGAACAGGCTCTAGCGAAAGAGTTTGCAGAAATCTTACATTTTACTCTTCGTTTTGATGAACTCAAG ATGAGAAACCCAGCAATTCAGAATGACTTCAGTTATTACAGGCGGACAATAAGTCGCAACAGAATAAACAACATGCAT CTAGACATTGAGAATGAAGTAAACAATGAAATGGCCAATAGGATGTCCCTGTTTTATGCAGAAGCCACACCAATGCTGAAAACACTCAGTAATGCAACTACACATTTTGTATCAGAA AACAAAACGTTACCAATTGAAAATACAACGGACTGTCTAAGTACTATGGCTAGTGTATGTAAAGTCATGTTGGAAACACC aGAGTACAGGAGTAGATTCACCAGTGAAGAGACCCTTATGTTCTGCATGCGAGTAATGGTGGGAGTTATTATTCTGTATGATCATGTTCATCCTGTGGGAGCTTTCTCAAAGACATCAAAGATTGAT ATGAAGGGATGCATAAAAGTTTTAAAGGAACAACCACCTGACACTGTGGAGGGACTTCTGAATGCTCTCAG GTTCACTACAAAACACCTGAATGATGAATCTACTTCAAAACAAATTCGAGCTATGCTGCAGTAG
- the CYRIA gene encoding CYFIP-related Rac1 interactor A isoform X1: MRFAGMGNLLKVLTREIENYPHFFLDFENAQPTDGEREVWNQISAVLQDSESMLADLQAYKGAGQEIRDAIQNPNDIQLQEKAWNSVCPLVVRLKRFYEFSLRLEKALQSLLESLTCPPYTPTQHLEREQALAKEFAEILHFTLRFDELKMRNPAIQNDFSYYRRTISRNRINNMHLDIENEVNNEMANRMSLFYAEATPMLKTLSNATTHFVSENKTLPIENTTDCLSTMASVCKVMLETPEYRSRFTSEETLMFCMRVMVGVIILYDHVHPVGAFSKTSKIDLVQFIYYCSIVACFCSQMKGCIKVLKEQPPDTVEGLLNALRFTTKHLNDESTSKQIRAMLQ, from the exons aTGCACAGCCCACAGATGGAGAAAGGGAGGTATGGAATCAGATCAGTGCAGTTTTACAAGACTCAGAAAGTATGCTTGCAGACCTTCAGGCTTACAAAGGAGCTGGACAAGAAATTAGAGAT gcaATACAAAATCCCAATGATATccagttgcaagaaaaagcatgGAATTCAGTATGTCCTCTGGTTGTAAGGCTGAAGCGCTTTTATGAGTTTTCACTCAGATTAG AGAAAGCCCTGCAGAGCTTACTGGAGTCCTTGACGTGCCCACCTTATACTCCAACTCAGCACCTGGAACGGGAACAGGCTCTAGCGAAAGAGTTTGCAGAAATCTTACATTTTACTCTTCGTTTTGATGAACTCAAG ATGAGAAACCCAGCAATTCAGAATGACTTCAGTTATTACAGGCGGACAATAAGTCGCAACAGAATAAACAACATGCAT CTAGACATTGAGAATGAAGTAAACAATGAAATGGCCAATAGGATGTCCCTGTTTTATGCAGAAGCCACACCAATGCTGAAAACACTCAGTAATGCAACTACACATTTTGTATCAGAA AACAAAACGTTACCAATTGAAAATACAACGGACTGTCTAAGTACTATGGCTAGTGTATGTAAAGTCATGTTGGAAACACC aGAGTACAGGAGTAGATTCACCAGTGAAGAGACCCTTATGTTCTGCATGCGAGTAATGGTGGGAGTTATTATTCTGTATGATCATGTTCATCCTGTGGGAGCTTTCTCAAAGACATCAAAGATTGAT CTAGTGCAATTCATATATTATTGTTCAATAGTGGCATGCTTCTGTTCCCAGATGAAGGGATGCATAAAAGTTTTAAAGGAACAACCACCTGACACTGTGGAGGGACTTCTGAATGCTCTCAG GTTCACTACAAAACACCTGAATGATGAATCTACTTCAAAACAAATTCGAGCTATGCTGCAGTAG
- the CYRIA gene encoding CYFIP-related Rac1 interactor A isoform X3, protein MGNLLKVLTREIENYPHFFLDFENAQPTDGEREVWNQISAVLQDSESMLADLQAYKGAGQEIRDAIQNPNDIQLQEKAWNSVCPLVVRLKRFYEFSLRLEKALQSLLESLTCPPYTPTQHLEREQALAKEFAEILHFTLRFDELKMRNPAIQNDFSYYRRTISRNRINNMHLDIENEVNNEMANRMSLFYAEATPMLKTLSNATTHFVSENKTLPIENTTDCLSTMASVCKVMLETPEYRSRFTSEETLMFCMRVMVGVIILYDHVHPVGAFSKTSKIDLVQFIYYCSIVACFCSQMKGCIKVLKEQPPDTVEGLLNALRFTTKHLNDESTSKQIRAMLQ, encoded by the exons aTGCACAGCCCACAGATGGAGAAAGGGAGGTATGGAATCAGATCAGTGCAGTTTTACAAGACTCAGAAAGTATGCTTGCAGACCTTCAGGCTTACAAAGGAGCTGGACAAGAAATTAGAGAT gcaATACAAAATCCCAATGATATccagttgcaagaaaaagcatgGAATTCAGTATGTCCTCTGGTTGTAAGGCTGAAGCGCTTTTATGAGTTTTCACTCAGATTAG AGAAAGCCCTGCAGAGCTTACTGGAGTCCTTGACGTGCCCACCTTATACTCCAACTCAGCACCTGGAACGGGAACAGGCTCTAGCGAAAGAGTTTGCAGAAATCTTACATTTTACTCTTCGTTTTGATGAACTCAAG ATGAGAAACCCAGCAATTCAGAATGACTTCAGTTATTACAGGCGGACAATAAGTCGCAACAGAATAAACAACATGCAT CTAGACATTGAGAATGAAGTAAACAATGAAATGGCCAATAGGATGTCCCTGTTTTATGCAGAAGCCACACCAATGCTGAAAACACTCAGTAATGCAACTACACATTTTGTATCAGAA AACAAAACGTTACCAATTGAAAATACAACGGACTGTCTAAGTACTATGGCTAGTGTATGTAAAGTCATGTTGGAAACACC aGAGTACAGGAGTAGATTCACCAGTGAAGAGACCCTTATGTTCTGCATGCGAGTAATGGTGGGAGTTATTATTCTGTATGATCATGTTCATCCTGTGGGAGCTTTCTCAAAGACATCAAAGATTGAT CTAGTGCAATTCATATATTATTGTTCAATAGTGGCATGCTTCTGTTCCCAGATGAAGGGATGCATAAAAGTTTTAAAGGAACAACCACCTGACACTGTGGAGGGACTTCTGAATGCTCTCAG GTTCACTACAAAACACCTGAATGATGAATCTACTTCAAAACAAATTCGAGCTATGCTGCAGTAG
- the CYRIA gene encoding CYFIP-related Rac1 interactor A isoform X6, with translation MLADLQAYKGAGQEIRDAIQNPNDIQLQEKAWNSVCPLVVRLKRFYEFSLRLEKALQSLLESLTCPPYTPTQHLEREQALAKEFAEILHFTLRFDELKMRNPAIQNDFSYYRRTISRNRINNMHLDIENEVNNEMANRMSLFYAEATPMLKTLSNATTHFVSENKTLPIENTTDCLSTMASVCKVMLETPEYRSRFTSEETLMFCMRVMVGVIILYDHVHPVGAFSKTSKIDLVQFIYYCSIVACFCSQMKGCIKVLKEQPPDTVEGLLNALRFTTKHLNDESTSKQIRAMLQ, from the exons ATGCTTGCAGACCTTCAGGCTTACAAAGGAGCTGGACAAGAAATTAGAGAT gcaATACAAAATCCCAATGATATccagttgcaagaaaaagcatgGAATTCAGTATGTCCTCTGGTTGTAAGGCTGAAGCGCTTTTATGAGTTTTCACTCAGATTAG AGAAAGCCCTGCAGAGCTTACTGGAGTCCTTGACGTGCCCACCTTATACTCCAACTCAGCACCTGGAACGGGAACAGGCTCTAGCGAAAGAGTTTGCAGAAATCTTACATTTTACTCTTCGTTTTGATGAACTCAAG ATGAGAAACCCAGCAATTCAGAATGACTTCAGTTATTACAGGCGGACAATAAGTCGCAACAGAATAAACAACATGCAT CTAGACATTGAGAATGAAGTAAACAATGAAATGGCCAATAGGATGTCCCTGTTTTATGCAGAAGCCACACCAATGCTGAAAACACTCAGTAATGCAACTACACATTTTGTATCAGAA AACAAAACGTTACCAATTGAAAATACAACGGACTGTCTAAGTACTATGGCTAGTGTATGTAAAGTCATGTTGGAAACACC aGAGTACAGGAGTAGATTCACCAGTGAAGAGACCCTTATGTTCTGCATGCGAGTAATGGTGGGAGTTATTATTCTGTATGATCATGTTCATCCTGTGGGAGCTTTCTCAAAGACATCAAAGATTGAT CTAGTGCAATTCATATATTATTGTTCAATAGTGGCATGCTTCTGTTCCCAGATGAAGGGATGCATAAAAGTTTTAAAGGAACAACCACCTGACACTGTGGAGGGACTTCTGAATGCTCTCAG GTTCACTACAAAACACCTGAATGATGAATCTACTTCAAAACAAATTCGAGCTATGCTGCAGTAG
- the CYRIA gene encoding CYFIP-related Rac1 interactor A isoform X4 — protein MRFAGMGNLLKVLTREIENYPHFFLDFENAQPTDGEREVWNQISAVLQDSESMLADLQAYKGAGQEIRDAIQNPNDIQLQEKAWNSVCPLVVRLKRFYEFSLRLEKALQSLLESLTCPPYTPTQHLEREQALAKEFAEILHFTLRFDELKMRNPAIQNDFSYYRRTISRNRINNMHLDIENEVNNEMANRMSLFYAEATPMLKTLSNATTHFVSENKTLPIENTTDCLSTMASVCKVMLETPEYRSRFTSEETLMFCMRVMVGVIILYDHVHPVGAFSKTSKIDMKGCIKVLKEQPPDTVEGLLNALRFTTKHLNDESTSKQIRAMLQ, from the exons aTGCACAGCCCACAGATGGAGAAAGGGAGGTATGGAATCAGATCAGTGCAGTTTTACAAGACTCAGAAAGTATGCTTGCAGACCTTCAGGCTTACAAAGGAGCTGGACAAGAAATTAGAGAT gcaATACAAAATCCCAATGATATccagttgcaagaaaaagcatgGAATTCAGTATGTCCTCTGGTTGTAAGGCTGAAGCGCTTTTATGAGTTTTCACTCAGATTAG AGAAAGCCCTGCAGAGCTTACTGGAGTCCTTGACGTGCCCACCTTATACTCCAACTCAGCACCTGGAACGGGAACAGGCTCTAGCGAAAGAGTTTGCAGAAATCTTACATTTTACTCTTCGTTTTGATGAACTCAAG ATGAGAAACCCAGCAATTCAGAATGACTTCAGTTATTACAGGCGGACAATAAGTCGCAACAGAATAAACAACATGCAT CTAGACATTGAGAATGAAGTAAACAATGAAATGGCCAATAGGATGTCCCTGTTTTATGCAGAAGCCACACCAATGCTGAAAACACTCAGTAATGCAACTACACATTTTGTATCAGAA AACAAAACGTTACCAATTGAAAATACAACGGACTGTCTAAGTACTATGGCTAGTGTATGTAAAGTCATGTTGGAAACACC aGAGTACAGGAGTAGATTCACCAGTGAAGAGACCCTTATGTTCTGCATGCGAGTAATGGTGGGAGTTATTATTCTGTATGATCATGTTCATCCTGTGGGAGCTTTCTCAAAGACATCAAAGATTGAT ATGAAGGGATGCATAAAAGTTTTAAAGGAACAACCACCTGACACTGTGGAGGGACTTCTGAATGCTCTCAG GTTCACTACAAAACACCTGAATGATGAATCTACTTCAAAACAAATTCGAGCTATGCTGCAGTAG